In Nicotiana tabacum cultivar K326 chromosome 11, ASM71507v2, whole genome shotgun sequence, a single window of DNA contains:
- the LOC142165846 gene encoding uncharacterized protein LOC142165846: protein MDNPMDFLNQQEESRKVIRYHLLYSSISAEALSRALNSLHQNLYFCGFGLPKWSPKINHLSYAYDTIIFSSSDATSLKLIVEVLRANETASGQLINKAKSAVYLHHLTNVDITDKVQRITGINRQEFPFRYLGCPIFYARRKMEYYHDLMKKVLDKIQSWQGKLLLIGGRVVLINHVLQRMPIHLLSAVNPPASVINKLYKMIAQFFWSNSIGGKARHWASWDSLCLPKEEGGPGFRSLHDMSRALFLLEGTWNETRLMQILPHDIASHIIANIKRSALSDELDKPFWMMEPKGYFTVKSAWDYVRRRRDQNAVFTNIWVKGLPFKIAFFMWKVWKRRIPLDDFFKWLGYYPQDVGAVENQPRKLCHKCFSNPLQHI, encoded by the exons ATGGACAACCCTATGGATTTTTTAAATCAACAAGAGGAGTCAAGAAAGGTGATCCGCTATCACCTACTCTATTCATCCATATCTGCTGAAGCTTTATCAAGAGCCCTCAATTCATTACATCAGAACTTGTATTTCTGTGGTTTTGGGTTACCAAAATGGAGCCCCAAAATCAATCATCTTTCCTATGCATATGACACAATCATATTCTCATCTTCTGATGCTACGTCATTAAAGTTAATTGTGGAAGTGCTGAGGGCAAATGAGACTGCCTCTGGACAGTTAATCAACAAGGCAAAATCTGCAGTATACCTACATCATTTAACAAACGTGGACATCACAGACAAAGTGCAGAGGATAACAGGTATTAACAGGCAGGAGTTCCCATTCAGATACCTTGGTTGTCCAATATTCTACGCCAGGAGAAAGATGGAATATTATCATGATCTGATGAAAAAGGTACTAGATAAGATCCAATCATGGCAAGGAAAACTCTTATTAATTGGAGGTCGGGTAGTCTTAATTAACCATGTGCTTCAAAGAATGCCTATTCATCTGCTTTCAGCAGTAAATCCACCAGCTTCTGTCATAAATAAACTCTACAAAATGATTGCTCAgtttttttggagtaattctaTAGGAGGAAAGGCAAGACATTGGGCATCTTGGGATTCATTGTGTCTACCTAAAGAGGAAGGAGGGCCTGGATTTCGTTCATTACATGATATGTCAAGGGCATTATTTT TGCTGGAAGGTACATGGAATGAAACAAGATTAATGCAGATATTGCCACACGACATAGCCAGTCACATCATTGCTAATATCAAACGTTCAGCTCTCTCAGATGAATTAGATAAACCTTTTTGGATGATGGAACCAAAAGGTTACTTCACTGTCAAATCTGCTTGGGATTATGTGAGGAGAAGGAGGGATCAAAATGCAGTATTCACAAATATTTGGGTCAAGGGCTTGCCTTTCAAGATTGCATTTTTTATGTGGAAAGTTTGGAAAAGAAGAATACCACTGGATGATTTTTTCAAGTGGTTGGGATATTACCCTCAAGATGTTGGTGCTGTAGAGAACCAGCCGAGGAAACTATGTCACAAGTGTTTTTCAAATCCTTTGCAGCACATATAA